The proteins below come from a single Zea mays cultivar B73 chromosome 8, Zm-B73-REFERENCE-NAM-5.0, whole genome shotgun sequence genomic window:
- the LOC118473227 gene encoding uncharacterized protein — protein sequence MRWKLEKRRKLLLLLAILAANLTYQAGLNPPGGFWQENITGHVVGNPVLNDNYRRRYMAFFYCNATAFVSSLAIIMLLVNRKLSARGIQSHALGVCVVLDLAGLMGAFTSGSSRKVSTSIYVLVLVVAVLLCITL from the coding sequence ATGAGGTGGAAACTGGAGAAGAGGCGCAAGCTCCTGCTCCTGCTTGCCATCCTCGCAGCCAACCTCACCTACCAGGCAGGCTTGAATCCACCGGGCGGCTTCTGGCAAGAGAACATCACAGGCCACGTCGTCGGCAACCCTGTGCTCAACGACAACTACCGCCGCCGCTACATGGCTTTCTTCTACTGCAACGCGACGGCCTTCGTCTCGTCGCTGGCCATCATCATGCTGCTGGTGAACAGGAAGCTCTCGGCGAGAGGAATACAGTCGCACGCGCTCGGCGTGTGCGTGGTCCTCGACCTGGCCGGCCTCATGGGCGCGTTCACCTCCGGGAGCTCCAGGAAGGTGTCCACGTCCATCTACGTCCTCGTCCTGGTCGTCGCGGTTCTACTCTGCATCACGCTCTAG